The following are encoded together in the Bacillota bacterium genome:
- a CDS encoding 1-acyl-sn-glycerol-3-phosphate acyltransferase, with the protein MFYRVAKVIVWTILKVFFWLKIEGQENVPPEGPLIVAGNHVSYLDPLVIGVGIPRRLYFMAKAELFDVPVLRTLIVKLGAFPVQRGGNDRRAIAKALGILQDGRVLGIFPEGTRAEDGELLPGQSGTAALALKTGATILPVAVSGTERILSKRHFFRFSRIVLKIGTPIPVEQEKRLNKERVASLTARVMESIGELLEAR; encoded by the coding sequence ATTGTATGGACAATTCTAAAGGTGTTCTTCTGGCTCAAAATTGAAGGGCAGGAAAACGTACCTCCGGAAGGCCCTTTGATTGTGGCGGGTAACCACGTCAGTTATCTTGACCCCTTGGTGATTGGTGTTGGTATCCCCCGGAGACTGTACTTTATGGCGAAGGCGGAGCTGTTCGACGTTCCGGTGTTGCGTACGCTGATTGTGAAACTAGGTGCCTTTCCCGTGCAGCGGGGGGGAAACGACCGACGGGCCATCGCCAAAGCCTTGGGGATTCTGCAGGACGGACGGGTTTTGGGTATTTTCCCCGAAGGGACGCGGGCCGAGGATGGAGAACTCCTACCGGGTCAAAGCGGTACCGCTGCCCTCGCGCTGAAGACTGGCGCTACCATTTTGCCAGTGGCGGTCAGCGGTACGGAGAGAATACTCAGTAAACGCCATTTTTTCCGGTTTAGTCGAATTGTCCTTAAGATTGGTACACCAATACCTGTTGAACAAGAAAAACGGCTCAACAAAGAACGGGTGGCGAGTCTGACTGCGCGAGTGATGGAGAGCATTGGAGAGTTGTTGGAAGCGCGCTGA